A section of the Methanosarcina mazei S-6 genome encodes:
- a CDS encoding HAD family hydrolase produces MQERNLFTDQGYRDCCEIYEREKLENLELYPEVRDTLEELKKLGFRLVIITDADRPHARARLAKVDLLDCFDLLVSADMTGTKKPDPAHFLFALDALGIKPEESLVVGDSIKRDMAPARRLGLKTAYASYGDWRQAEETERCFDFQLNVFQDLMKCIYIFNRSQVKTDPPGKNGLNRH; encoded by the coding sequence ATGCAGGAGAGAAATCTTTTCACAGATCAGGGGTATAGGGATTGCTGTGAGATTTATGAAAGAGAAAAACTGGAAAACCTCGAACTGTATCCAGAAGTAAGGGACACACTTGAGGAATTGAAGAAACTTGGTTTCAGGCTTGTAATTATAACAGATGCCGACAGGCCCCACGCTCGTGCAAGGCTTGCAAAAGTAGACCTTCTTGATTGTTTTGACCTTCTCGTATCTGCAGATATGACAGGCACAAAGAAACCGGACCCTGCCCATTTTCTCTTTGCTCTTGATGCTCTCGGGATAAAGCCTGAAGAAAGTCTCGTAGTTGGCGATAGCATAAAAAGGGACATGGCTCCTGCTCGCAGATTGGGCCTGAAAACTGCTTATGCTTCATACGGAGACTGGAGGCAAGCAGAAGAAACAGAAAGGTGTTTTGACTTCCAGCTAAATGTATTTCAGGACCTGATGAAATGTATCTATATATTTAATAGGTCTCAGGTTAAAACAGATCCTCCAGGCAAAAACGGACTTAACAGGCATTAA
- a CDS encoding class I SAM-dependent methyltransferase: protein MDSQGIDWNKVWKDTLEKQLALNRNVDCSSIWHGEKNARQFWRMFQDDKARAVTEKRIKDLKLSPDSRVLDIGSGPGTLAIPIARQVAHVTAVEPSDGMMNVMQENIKEYGIENIDTVHKDWEAVDVRSDLSAPYDVVFASYSLGMKDIRASIRKMMDASSKYIYLYWFAGETSWDIHSRKLWPSLHGCEYQPAPKCNVLYNVLYDMEIYPNVSVFPFEHIHRYANFEEAVEDFKSYYNVTSDSQETVLRDYLEGILEPDNGNLIQRGWSTRVKMWWEI from the coding sequence GTTTGGAAAGATACTCTGGAAAAGCAACTGGCATTAAATAGAAATGTCGATTGCTCGAGTATATGGCACGGCGAGAAAAATGCCAGGCAGTTCTGGAGGATGTTTCAGGATGATAAGGCAAGGGCAGTAACAGAGAAGAGAATAAAGGATCTGAAACTCTCTCCTGATTCAAGAGTTCTTGATATCGGATCCGGGCCCGGAACACTTGCAATTCCGATTGCGAGGCAGGTGGCTCATGTAACCGCGGTTGAACCCTCGGACGGCATGATGAATGTCATGCAGGAAAATATCAAAGAATATGGAATCGAAAACATCGATACCGTACACAAAGATTGGGAAGCAGTCGATGTAAGGTCAGATCTTTCCGCTCCTTATGACGTGGTTTTTGCTTCTTATTCCCTGGGCATGAAAGACATAAGGGCTTCGATACGGAAAATGATGGATGCCTCTTCGAAGTATATTTATCTATACTGGTTCGCAGGGGAAACCTCCTGGGATATCCACTCGCGAAAACTCTGGCCATCTCTTCACGGATGTGAGTATCAACCGGCTCCGAAGTGCAATGTTCTCTATAATGTGTTGTATGACATGGAAATCTACCCGAATGTGAGTGTTTTTCCCTTCGAACATATTCACAGGTATGCAAACTTTGAGGAAGCTGTTGAGGATTTTAAATCATACTACAACGTTACCTCAGATTCCCAGGAAACCGTTCTCAGGGACTACCTTGAAGGAATACTTGAACCAGATAACGGAAACCTTATACAAAGGGGATGGTCCACTAGGGTAAAGATGTGGTGGGAAATATAA
- a CDS encoding ATP-grasp domain-containing protein, whose translation MKGWILYKSTAAELKNDLYEINRFIKVADEKRIELRVVKPDQFDLIVTRDDRKSILLDGEIVPLPDFLLPRMGAGTTYFALAVIRHLERLGVCVINSSQSIDTVRDKLYSQQILAERGISYPNTMFAKNPVNISLVEKYLGFPLIVKALSGSMGKGIFLSENHDNFRDLMELIHITNPSANIILQEFIKSSLGRDLRVLVIGGRAVACMERIAPAGSFKSNYSRGGTVRKFDMTPEVEELATETARTFGLDIAGIDLLFDGDHFKVCEANSSPGFEGLEKCCGINVAGMIYDFIRKKVDER comes from the coding sequence ATGAAAGGATGGATTCTTTATAAGAGCACGGCTGCCGAACTCAAAAATGACCTGTACGAAATTAACCGCTTCATTAAGGTTGCGGATGAAAAAAGAATAGAGCTCCGGGTTGTAAAACCTGACCAGTTCGACCTGATAGTAACAAGGGATGACAGGAAAAGCATACTCCTCGACGGAGAAATTGTCCCCCTTCCTGACTTCCTCCTCCCGAGAATGGGAGCAGGTACAACCTACTTTGCGCTTGCGGTCATCCGCCATCTCGAACGCCTGGGGGTCTGCGTCATTAATTCATCGCAGAGCATTGACACAGTCAGGGACAAGCTTTATTCCCAGCAGATCCTTGCAGAAAGAGGAATTTCCTACCCCAATACAATGTTTGCCAAAAACCCTGTAAATATAAGCCTGGTTGAAAAATACCTTGGATTTCCTCTCATAGTAAAAGCTCTCTCAGGCTCTATGGGAAAAGGCATCTTCCTTTCAGAAAACCACGATAATTTCCGTGACCTGATGGAACTGATCCACATAACCAACCCCAGTGCAAACATAATCCTCCAGGAATTCATTAAATCCAGCCTGGGAAGGGACCTCCGTGTCCTCGTAATTGGGGGAAGGGCAGTTGCCTGCATGGAACGCATAGCTCCTGCTGGCAGTTTCAAGTCCAACTACTCCAGAGGCGGAACAGTACGAAAATTCGACATGACGCCTGAAGTAGAGGAGCTGGCAACCGAGACTGCACGCACCTTCGGGCTGGACATAGCCGGCATCGACCTCTTATTCGACGGCGACCATTTCAAGGTTTGTGAGGCTAATTCTTCCCCGGGCTTTGAAGGGCTTGAAAAATGCTGTGGAATTAATGTTGCAGGGATGATTTACGATTTTATCAGGAAAAAGGTGGATGAGAGATAA
- a CDS encoding tetratricopeptide repeat protein: MNPEEPKDKPFSEEGKEEKADTVEGSASGDMYVLDDSGSVTNEEVSNEILAAELNECGLDLLRLGKYNEAIIAFEKAIDKDPGNIYLLNNKAAALESLGRFEEALKLYQEAVKINSEDADLWNNMAFSYSQIGEYEKAVEAYGKALDLKPDYPNAWYGKALNLSQAGRYEEAVDAYDIVLKENSNYKEAWAGKGIALGQMGNYDEAIIAYDKALEIDPEFLEAWYYKGVDLDSLGSFKQALKAYEKAVEIDPENDDAWNNMGIDLENLERYDEAINAFEKAIEINSENSDVWYNKGFTLSQVQRFDEAVEAYRKAVQLDPEYLEAYSSLGFVLAQLKRFEEALDIYEKALKLDPEAADSWFGKAVCLSYLGREEEAEDAYRKAVEIDPRYAEIGGDIQ; the protein is encoded by the coding sequence ATGAATCCTGAAGAACCAAAAGACAAACCCTTCTCAGAAGAAGGAAAAGAAGAAAAAGCTGACACCGTAGAGGGATCGGCTTCCGGGGATATGTATGTTCTGGACGACTCGGGGAGTGTGACAAACGAGGAAGTCAGCAATGAAATTCTTGCAGCCGAGCTTAATGAGTGCGGGCTTGACCTTCTCAGGCTTGGAAAGTATAACGAAGCAATAATTGCATTTGAAAAAGCAATTGACAAAGACCCGGGGAATATTTATCTATTAAATAATAAGGCAGCAGCTCTTGAAAGTCTGGGAAGGTTTGAGGAAGCACTTAAACTATACCAGGAAGCTGTTAAGATCAATTCCGAAGATGCGGATCTCTGGAATAATATGGCTTTTTCTTACTCCCAGATAGGAGAATACGAAAAAGCAGTTGAAGCTTACGGAAAAGCCCTTGATCTGAAGCCTGACTATCCAAACGCATGGTATGGAAAAGCCCTTAATCTCAGCCAGGCAGGAAGATATGAAGAAGCTGTTGATGCCTATGATATAGTCCTGAAAGAAAACTCTAATTATAAGGAAGCATGGGCAGGAAAGGGCATAGCTCTCGGACAGATGGGAAACTACGATGAAGCTATAATTGCATACGATAAAGCCCTTGAAATCGACCCTGAATTCCTTGAAGCCTGGTATTACAAGGGAGTGGATCTTGACAGCCTTGGCAGTTTCAAGCAGGCTCTAAAAGCCTATGAAAAAGCCGTGGAAATCGACCCTGAAAATGACGACGCCTGGAACAATATGGGCATTGACCTGGAAAACCTGGAAAGGTATGACGAAGCAATTAACGCTTTCGAAAAAGCAATCGAAATAAATTCCGAAAATTCGGATGTCTGGTATAATAAAGGTTTTACTCTCAGCCAGGTACAGAGATTCGATGAAGCTGTCGAAGCCTACAGGAAAGCTGTACAGCTTGATCCCGAATACCTGGAAGCCTACTCCAGTCTGGGTTTTGTCCTGGCTCAGCTCAAACGCTTTGAAGAAGCCCTGGATATCTATGAAAAAGCTCTTAAACTTGACCCTGAAGCTGCAGACTCCTGGTTTGGAAAAGCTGTCTGCCTGAGTTACCTGGGGAGAGAAGAAGAAGCTGAAGATGCGTACAGAAAAGCCGTTGAAATTGACCCCAGATATGCTGAAATCGGAGGGGACATACAGTAA
- a CDS encoding HAD family hydrolase produces the protein MKQICESQEIIRMNVHQTHQKALKAILFDMDNTLFDFVAVKLIACREILSYLGGEDRDFKADPGELFSYFLRGLRV, from the coding sequence ATGAAACAGATATGTGAAAGTCAAGAAATCATTCGAATGAATGTGCACCAGACCCATCAGAAAGCTCTGAAAGCTATTCTCTTTGATATGGATAATACTCTTTTTGATTTCGTAGCCGTGAAACTTATCGCTTGCAGGGAGATTCTTTCCTACCTTGGGGGCGAGGACAGGGATTTTAAGGCAGATCCCGGGGAACTTTTCAGTTATTTTCTCAGGGGCTTACGGGTTTGA